A stretch of the Calypte anna isolate BGI_N300 chromosome 21, bCalAnn1_v1.p, whole genome shotgun sequence genome encodes the following:
- the EPHA2 gene encoding ephrin type-A receptor 2 — MAGTPRTLTLLLLLLLFLFLTARSPLAAEEVVLLDFAKAQGELGWLTQPYSKGWDLLQNMLNDSQIYIYSVCNVLEGEQENWLRTNWIYRGVAQRIFIELQFTVRDCNSFPTAGGGSCKETFNLYYAESDVDYGTNFQKRQFRKIDTIAPDEITLQEDFASRNVKLNLEVRSVGPLRRKGFYLAFQDLGACVALLSVRIYYKRCPGVVRGLARFPSTVAGGDSQGLAEVRGSCVEEAVVAQEEPILHCNAEGEWLVLIGECLCREGHQRVGDSCQACPPGSFKAGVSPGGCLPCPPHTLPAPPASAACPCQDGFFRAPEDPPGDPCTRPPSPPQGVTAVGMGAAVQLRWSPPADTGGRQDVTYSVTCQQCGPEGGDCRPCDGGVRYSLPPRGLTGTGVTVTDLEPHVNYTFSVEAHNGVSPYSHHPSLATTSISVNQTEPPQVTSVSLDGRTATSLALSWTVPPRQQSRVWKYEVTYSKKVDENSYSVLRCEATSVTIPKLSPATAYVVRVQALTSDGQGAFSPQHEFETLPEGAEAMASTAVIGGSIAGVFFVVVLLAALLYVLRRRRRSRPRQSAEDVYFSKSDQLKPLKTYVDPHTYEDPNQAMLKFTTEIPPSSITRQKVIGAGEFGEVYKGTLKRGKKEVPVAIKTLKVGYTEKQRVDFLSEATIMGQFCHHNIIRLEGVVSKYKPFMIITEYMENGALDKFLREKEGEFGVIQLVGMLRGIAAGMKYLANMNYVHRDLAARNILVNSNLVCKVSDFGLSRVLEDDPEATYTTSGGKIPIRWTAPEAISYRKFTSASDVWSYGIVMWEVMSFGERPYWELSNHEVMKAINEGFRLPAPLDCPSAIYQLMMQCWQQDRSRRPKFADIVSILDKLARAPEALKSLAEFDPRVSIRLPSTAGEGVPFRSVPEWLESIRMPQYTEHFLASGYSTIEKVLQMTSEDLRRVGVRLPGHQKRIAYSLLGLQGQAAGGSPL; from the exons atGGCGGGCACCCCCCGGaccctcaccctcctcctcctcctcctcctcttcctcttcctcaccgCCCGCTCCCCCCTGGCAGCAGAAGAAG TGGTTCTGTTGGACTTCGCCAAGGCAcagggggagctggggtggcTGACCCAGCCCTACAGCAAAGGG TGGGATCTGCTGCAGAACATGCTGAACGACTCCCAGATCTACATCTACTCGGTGTGCAACGTGCtggagggggagcaggagaaTTGGCTCCGCACCAACTGGATCTACCGGGGGGTGGCCCAACGCATCTTCATCGAGCTCCAGTTCACCGTCCGTGACTGCAACAGCTTCCCCACGGCCGGGGGAGGCTCCTGCAAGGAAACCTTCAACCTCTACTACGCCGAATCCGACGTGGATTACGGCACCAACTTTCAGAAGAGGCAGTTCAGGAAGATCGACACCATCGCCCCCGACGAGATCACCCTCCAGGAGGACTTCGCCTCCCGCAACGTCAAACTCAACCTGGAGGTCAGATCCGTCGGGCCCCTGCGCCGCAAAGGTTTTTATTTGGCTTTCCAGGATCTGGGAGCCTGCGTGGCCCTTCTCTCCGTCCGGATCTACTACAAGAGGTGTCCCGGGGTGGTGAGGGGCTTGGCCCGGTTCCCCTCCACGGTGGCCGGGGGGGACTCGCAGGGCTTGGCCGAGGTGCGGGGCAGCTGCGTGGAGGAGGCGGTGGTGGCCCAGGAGGAGCCCATCCTACACTGCAATGCTGAGGGCGAGTGGCTGGTGCTGATCGGGGAGTGTCTGTGCAGGGAGGGACACCAGAGAGTGGGGGACAGCTGCCAAG cCTGTCCCCCTGGTTCCTTCAAGGCCGGGGTGTCCCCGGggggctgcctgccctgccccccccacaccctgcctgccccccctgcctctgctgcctgtccctgccaggACGGTTTCTTCCGAGCCCCTGAGGATCCCCCCGGTGACCCCTGCACCC GTCCCCCCTCGCCCCCCCAGGGTGTGACAGCCGtggggatgggggcagcggTGCAGCTGCGTTGGTCACCGCCTGCGGACACAGGTGGGCGTCAGGATGTCACCTACAGTGTCACCTGCCAGCAGTGTGGCCCTGAGGGTGGGGACTGCCGTCCCTGCGACGGGGGGGTCCGATACTCCCTGCCCCCCCGGGGGCTGACGGGGACAGGGGTGACTGTGACCGACCTGGAGCCACACGTCAACTACACCTTCAGCGTGGAGGCACACAACGGGGTGTCACCCTACAGCCACCACCCCAGCCTGGCCACCACCAGCATCAGTGTCAACCAGACAG AGCCCCCCCAGGTGACATCAGTGAGCCTGGATGGACGGACAGCCACCAGCTTGGCCCTCTCCTGGACTGTGCCACCACGGCAGCAGAGTCGGGTCTGGAAATACGAGGTCACCTACAGCAAGAAG GTGGATGAGAACAGTTACTCCGTGCTGCGCTGTGAGGCCACCTCTGTCACCATCCCCAAGTTGTCCCCTGCCACCGCCTACGTGGTGCGTGTCCAGGCGCTCACCTCCGATGGCCAAGGAGCCTTCAGCCCCCAGCATGAGTTTGAGACCCTGCCCGAGG GGGCTGAGGCCATGGCATCCACCGCTGTCATCGGCGGCTCCATCGCTGGGGTCTTCTTCGTTGTCGTCCTCTTGGCCGCTCTCCTCTACGTCCTCCGGCG gaggaggaggtcacgCCCGCGCCAGTCAGCCGAGGACGTTTACTTCTCCAAGTCAG ACCAGCTGAAGCCCTTAAAGACCTACGTGGACCCACACACCTACGAAGACCCCAACCAAGCCATGCTCAAGTTCACCACGGAGATCCCTCCATCCTCCATCACCCGGCAGAAGGTCATCGGCGCCG GAGAATTTGGGGAGGTCTACAAGGGGACCCTGAAGCGTGGGAAGAAGGAGGTGCCAGTGGCCATCAAGACCTTGAAGGTTGGCTACACGGAGAAGCAGCGCGTGGACTTCTTGAGCGAAGCCACCATCATGGGGCAGTTCTGTCACCACAACATCATCCGCCTGGAAGGGGTCGTCTCCAAGT ACAAACCCTTCATGATCATCACGGAATACATGGAGAATGGGGCACTGGATAAATTCCTGCGG gaaaaagaaggagaatTTGGTGTCATCCAGCTGGTGGGAATGCTGAGGGGCATTGCTGCTGGCATGAAGTACTTGGCCAACATGAATTATGTCCATCGGGACCTGGCAGCACGGAACATCTTGGTGAACAGCAACCTGGTGTGCAAAGTGTCCGATTTTGGGCTCTCCAGGGTGTTGGAAGATGACCCTGAAGCCACCTACACCACCAGC GGTGGGAAGATCCCCATCCGCTGGACGGCACCGGAAGCCATCTCCTACCGCAAGTTCACCTCTGCCAGCGACGTCTGGAGCTACGGGATCGTCATGTGGGAGGTGATGTCCTTCGGGGAGAGACCCTACTGGGAGCTCTCCAACCACGAG GTGATGAAAGCCATCAACGAGGGATTTCGCCTCCCTGCCCCCCTGGATTGTCCCTCTGCCATTTACCAGCTGATgatgcagtgctggcagcaggaccgCAGCCGGCGCCCCAAGTTCGCCGACATCGTCAGCATCCTGGACAAGCTGGCCCGGGCCCCCGAGGCTCTGAAGAGTTTGGCAGAATTTGACCCCCG GGTGTCCATCCGCCTGCCCAGCACTGCCGGAGAGGGGGTTCCGTTCCGCTCGGTACCGGAGTGGTTGGAATCCATCCGGATGCCGCAGTACACGGAGCACTTCCTGGCCTCGGGCTACAGCACCATCGAGAAGGTCCTGCAGATGACGAGCGA ggaccTCCGGAGGGTTGGGGTGCGGCTGCCGGGCCACCAGAAGCGCATTGCCTACagcctgctggggctgcagggacaggcagcGGGGGGGAGCCCCCTCtga